One region of Mycolicibacterium insubricum genomic DNA includes:
- a CDS encoding SRPBCC family protein, with product MAVSDSREVLIEATPAEILDVIADIENTPQWSPQYQKAEVLTSYDDGRPHQVKLVIKAAGLTDTLVVDYTWTDSSVSWTLVSAGQMRSQDATYTLTPAGDKTKVRFDLSVDPTVPLPGFILKRTLKGGMETATDGLRKQVLKLKKG from the coding sequence ATGGCAGTCAGTGATTCCCGCGAAGTCCTCATCGAAGCCACGCCGGCGGAGATCCTCGACGTCATCGCCGACATCGAGAACACCCCGCAGTGGTCGCCGCAGTACCAGAAGGCCGAGGTGCTGACCAGCTACGACGACGGGCGGCCGCACCAGGTCAAACTCGTCATCAAGGCGGCGGGGCTCACCGACACCCTGGTGGTCGACTACACCTGGACCGACTCCTCGGTCAGCTGGACGCTGGTCTCGGCCGGGCAGATGAGGTCCCAGGACGCGACCTACACGCTGACCCCGGCCGGCGACAAGACGAAGGTGCGGTTCGATCTGTCGGTGGACCCGACCGTCCCGCTGCCCGGCTTCATCCTCAAGCGCACCCTCAAGGGCGGCATGGAGACCGCCACCGACGGGCTGCGCAAGCAGGTCCTCAAGCTCAAGAAGGGCTAG
- a CDS encoding carboxymuconolactone decarboxylase family protein: protein MSDATHNHDLLTTLNAQARELRKHIPDVYQGFAATHKAAMAEGALSTKVKELIALAIGVTNRCDGCIASHARGAARAGATKEEAAEAMGVAILLNGGHSTVYGPRAYAAFCEFADGQN from the coding sequence ATGAGCGACGCAACCCACAACCACGATCTGCTGACCACCCTCAACGCCCAGGCGCGCGAGCTGCGGAAACACATCCCGGACGTGTACCAGGGCTTCGCCGCGACACACAAGGCCGCGATGGCCGAGGGCGCACTGTCGACCAAGGTCAAGGAACTCATCGCGCTGGCCATCGGCGTCACCAACCGCTGCGACGGCTGCATCGCCTCGCACGCCCGCGGCGCCGCCCGAGCCGGTGCGACCAAAGAGGAGGCCGCCGAGGCGATGGGTGTAGCGATCCTGCTCAACGGCGGTCACTCCACCGTCTACGGTCCGCGCGCGTACGCCGCGTTCTGCGAGTTCGCCGACGGCCAGAACTGA
- a CDS encoding alpha/beta hydrolase encodes MNYADQPQWRAIAAYLPEKYRLEPGTEPAEEWWEHRGHRIHLDTYRNPAAPVKVILFHGVGTNGRQMTTILGHPLSERGYETIAVDMPTFGLTEVAPGAIVTYDDWVRIGADLVELERARDDRPIVLYGLSAGGMLTYHVAAANRHVAGIVGMTFLDQRVQRVRVETAFDPVATGLLGSPTLAALSRTPARRVKLPMRLVSKMRTLVNNPAAKRACYADKTSAGNSATVAFLHSYMTYQPAVEPADFDVCPVLLTQPAADRWTPLQLSDPVIPAIHRVPVDTVLLDNAGHYPLEQPGLDQLVDAVDGFCAARASRD; translated from the coding sequence GTGAACTATGCAGACCAACCGCAGTGGCGCGCCATCGCCGCGTACCTGCCGGAGAAGTACCGCCTGGAGCCGGGCACCGAACCGGCCGAGGAGTGGTGGGAGCACCGGGGCCATCGCATCCACCTGGACACCTACCGGAATCCGGCGGCGCCGGTGAAGGTGATCCTGTTCCACGGGGTGGGTACCAACGGGCGCCAGATGACCACGATCCTCGGGCACCCGCTGTCTGAGCGCGGCTACGAGACCATCGCCGTCGACATGCCCACCTTCGGGCTCACCGAGGTCGCCCCCGGCGCGATCGTCACCTACGACGACTGGGTGCGCATCGGCGCGGATCTCGTCGAGCTCGAGCGGGCGCGCGACGACCGGCCGATCGTGCTGTACGGCCTGTCCGCCGGCGGCATGCTGACCTATCACGTGGCGGCGGCGAACCGGCACGTCGCCGGCATCGTCGGCATGACGTTCCTGGACCAGCGGGTGCAGCGGGTGCGGGTGGAGACGGCGTTCGACCCGGTGGCGACCGGGCTGCTCGGTTCACCGACGCTGGCGGCACTGTCGCGGACCCCGGCGCGGCGGGTCAAGCTGCCGATGCGGCTGGTCTCCAAGATGCGCACGCTGGTCAACAACCCGGCGGCCAAGCGGGCCTGCTACGCGGACAAGACCTCGGCCGGCAACAGCGCGACCGTGGCGTTCCTGCACTCCTATATGACCTACCAGCCGGCCGTCGAACCCGCGGACTTCGACGTGTGCCCGGTGCTGCTGACCCAGCCGGCCGCCGACCGGTGGACGCCGCTGCAGCTCTCGGATCCGGTCATCCCGGCGATCCACCGGGTACCGGTCGACACCGTGCTGCTGGACAACGCCGGCCACTACCCGCTGGAGCAGCCCGGCCTGGACCAACTGGTCGACGCGGTAGACGGGTTCTGCGCCGCCCGCGCGAGCCGGGACTAG
- a CDS encoding patatin-like phospholipase family protein, whose product MTRRALVIGCGGTIGGAWIVAALSALCDEIGVEAGDFDILQGTSAGAEMVTMIGGGIGADELVAMQRGEAADPRLRAHLADTPSSLPPLPVPWPPLNPGLLRSQSGLAAVTGIAPHGRGDTGWLQRLADGFADGNWLPHPGARMVAFDIDRGQRVAFGAPGAPAASVGEALRASWGIPGWMPPVSIDGRRYVDGGARSTASVDLIGVDEADIVYVIAPMASTGGNRAPGIGGAVENVLLRQPMSRTLRHEVAAVRARGTTVVAITPDSRDLAGLGANFMNRRNRRAAFEAAMLTAPAAVRAALAEQANR is encoded by the coding sequence ATGACGCGGCGGGCTCTGGTCATCGGCTGCGGCGGCACCATCGGCGGCGCCTGGATCGTCGCCGCGCTGTCCGCGCTGTGCGATGAAATCGGCGTTGAAGCAGGCGATTTCGACATCCTGCAGGGCACCTCGGCGGGTGCGGAAATGGTCACCATGATCGGCGGCGGCATAGGCGCCGACGAGCTGGTGGCCATGCAGCGCGGCGAGGCCGCCGACCCGCGGCTGCGTGCGCATCTGGCCGACACCCCGTCCAGCCTGCCGCCGCTGCCGGTGCCGTGGCCGCCGCTCAACCCGGGGCTGCTGCGCTCGCAGTCCGGGCTGGCCGCGGTGACCGGCATCGCCCCGCACGGCCGCGGCGACACCGGATGGTTGCAGCGGCTGGCCGACGGCTTCGCCGACGGGAACTGGTTGCCGCATCCGGGTGCGCGGATGGTGGCGTTCGACATCGACCGTGGGCAGCGGGTGGCCTTCGGTGCACCCGGCGCGCCGGCGGCGAGTGTCGGCGAGGCGCTGCGGGCGTCCTGGGGCATTCCCGGCTGGATGCCCCCGGTGAGCATCGACGGACGCCGGTACGTCGACGGTGGCGCGCGGTCCACCGCATCGGTCGACCTGATCGGCGTCGACGAGGCCGACATCGTCTACGTCATCGCGCCGATGGCCTCGACCGGGGGGAACCGCGCCCCGGGCATCGGTGGGGCAGTCGAGAATGTGCTTCTGCGGCAACCGATGTCGCGTACCCTGCGCCACGAGGTGGCCGCCGTCCGGGCGCGGGGGACCACCGTCGTCGCCATCACCCCGGACTCTCGCGACCTGGCCGGATTGGGCGCCAACTTCATGAACCGGCGGAACCGCCGGGCCGCGTTCGAGGCCGCGATGCTGACCGCCCCCGCCGCCGTGCGCGCCGCCCTTGCCGAGCAGGCGAACCGGTGA
- a CDS encoding redoxin domain-containing protein, with translation MALLLVGFVGGFLAAISPCVLPVLPVVLLGGATSTGAHRASWLRPLCIVAGLILSFTLFTLFGAVLLHLLGLPAGTLRALGIATLALLGLALLVPRVERLLERPFALIPQVRVGNTGAGSGFALGLALGAVYVPCAGPVLAAIAIAGAGQAFGWPTVALTVGFAAGTAVPLLVIALAGGRARTRARFLAGHARAVRTVAGVAMIALAVALAANLTDVIARRVPDYTKAIGAALPDALVAAPRVGGTGSLHRCQDDAYRGTVTLADCGPAPEFTGITGWLNSAPLSMAGLRGEVVLVDFWAYSCINCQRELPHVQAWYQRYRESGFRVVGVHTPEYAFERETANIAAGAARLGLTFPIAVDNDFGTWTAYENIAWPAGYLVDADGVIRRITFGEGDYRATEGDIRALLATARPGAALPPPTDLPDTTPRDRQRTPELYLGAARARAYAGGELTTGTRNFDAPADPRAGTFTLSGSWTVGDESLTAGDHAVITLAYHAAKVYLNVSGTGTLTVTRGDHTSAIPVSGVPNIYPVVDGAAAGTSTVRIAVTPGLSVYSFTFG, from the coding sequence GTGGCACTGCTGCTGGTCGGTTTCGTCGGCGGATTCCTGGCGGCCATCTCCCCGTGTGTGTTGCCGGTGTTACCGGTAGTGCTGCTCGGCGGCGCCACCTCCACCGGGGCCCACCGCGCGTCATGGCTGCGGCCGCTGTGCATCGTCGCCGGTCTGATACTCAGCTTCACCCTGTTCACCCTGTTCGGCGCGGTGCTGCTGCACCTGCTGGGCCTGCCGGCCGGGACGCTGCGGGCATTGGGGATCGCCACCCTCGCGCTGCTCGGGCTCGCCCTGCTCGTCCCCCGCGTCGAGCGCCTGCTGGAACGCCCGTTCGCACTGATCCCGCAGGTGCGGGTGGGCAACACCGGCGCCGGCTCGGGCTTCGCCCTGGGGCTGGCACTCGGGGCCGTCTATGTGCCGTGCGCGGGCCCGGTGCTGGCGGCCATCGCCATCGCCGGGGCCGGTCAGGCGTTCGGCTGGCCGACGGTCGCGCTGACCGTGGGTTTCGCCGCGGGCACCGCGGTGCCGCTGCTGGTGATCGCGCTGGCCGGCGGCCGGGCGCGGACCCGGGCGCGGTTCCTGGCCGGCCACGCACGGGCGGTGCGGACGGTGGCCGGGGTCGCGATGATCGCGCTGGCGGTGGCGCTGGCCGCCAACCTGACCGATGTGATCGCGCGGCGGGTGCCCGACTACACCAAAGCGATCGGCGCCGCGCTGCCCGACGCCCTGGTCGCCGCGCCGCGGGTCGGTGGCACCGGGTCGCTGCACCGGTGCCAGGACGACGCGTATCGGGGCACCGTCACGCTGGCCGACTGCGGGCCCGCACCGGAGTTCACCGGCATCACGGGTTGGCTGAACTCGGCGCCGCTGAGTATGGCGGGGCTGCGCGGTGAGGTGGTGCTGGTCGACTTCTGGGCGTACTCGTGCATCAACTGCCAGCGCGAGCTGCCGCATGTGCAGGCCTGGTACCAGCGCTACCGGGAGTCGGGGTTCCGGGTCGTCGGGGTGCACACCCCCGAGTACGCGTTCGAGCGGGAAACGGCCAATATCGCCGCCGGCGCGGCACGACTCGGGCTGACGTTCCCGATCGCCGTGGACAACGACTTCGGCACCTGGACGGCGTATGAGAACATCGCCTGGCCGGCCGGCTATCTGGTGGACGCCGACGGGGTGATCCGGCGAATCACCTTCGGGGAGGGCGATTACCGCGCGACCGAGGGCGACATCCGCGCCTTGCTGGCCACCGCCCGGCCGGGCGCGGCGCTGCCGCCGCCGACGGATCTGCCGGACACCACGCCGCGGGACCGGCAACGGACCCCCGAGCTCTACCTCGGCGCCGCGCGGGCCCGTGCCTACGCCGGCGGCGAACTGACCACGGGCACCCGGAATTTCGACGCTCCCGCCGACCCGCGGGCGGGCACCTTTACCCTGTCCGGCAGCTGGACCGTCGGCGACGAATCGCTGACCGCCGGGGACCACGCAGTGATCACCCTGGCCTATCACGCCGCGAAGGTCTATCTGAACGTGTCGGGCACCGGCACGCTGACGGTCACCCGCGGCGATCACACGTCCGCGATTCCGGTGTCGGGCGTGCCGAACATCTATCCCGTCGTCGACGGTGCGGCGGCCGGGACTTCGACGGTGCGCATCGCGGTGACCCCGGGTTTGAGCGTCTATTCCTTCACGTTCGGCTGA
- a CDS encoding Hsp20/alpha crystallin family protein: MLMRTDPFRELDRFTQQVLGTAARPAVMPMDAWRDGDEFHVEFDLPGVDPDTLDLDIENNVVTVRAERAAVDPSREMLAAERPRGVFSRQLVLGNNLDTARITADYHDGVLRLVIPVAEKAKPRKISVGRSGTDRAITPESRVIDQEGATVSNGTATKEPAEV, encoded by the coding sequence ATGCTGATGCGTACCGATCCGTTCCGCGAGCTGGACCGGTTCACTCAACAGGTGCTGGGCACCGCGGCCCGGCCCGCGGTGATGCCGATGGATGCCTGGCGAGACGGCGACGAATTCCACGTCGAATTCGACCTGCCGGGCGTCGATCCAGACACCCTCGACCTGGATATCGAGAACAACGTGGTGACCGTGCGCGCAGAACGCGCCGCCGTCGACCCGTCCCGGGAGATGCTCGCCGCCGAACGGCCGCGCGGGGTGTTCTCCCGTCAGCTGGTCCTCGGCAACAATCTGGACACCGCCCGGATCACCGCCGACTATCACGACGGAGTGCTGCGCCTGGTGATCCCGGTGGCGGAGAAGGCTAAGCCGCGCAAGATCTCCGTGGGCCGCTCCGGGACCGACAGGGCGATCACTCCGGAAAGCCGGGTGATCGACCAGGAAGGCGCCACGGTGTCCAACGGTACGGCGACGAAGGAACCGGCAGAGGTATGA
- a CDS encoding MerR family transcriptional regulator: MYGITVAAELSGAPLQSLRLWERHGLLSPARTDGGTRRYSADDLVRIERILTLVATGVNIVGIGRILELEDDNAALRAAAGRVRG; this comes from the coding sequence GTGTACGGAATCACCGTGGCAGCCGAATTGTCCGGCGCCCCACTGCAATCACTACGCCTGTGGGAACGTCACGGCCTGCTGAGCCCGGCCCGCACCGACGGCGGCACCCGCCGCTACAGCGCCGACGACCTGGTCCGCATCGAACGGATCCTCACCCTGGTGGCTACCGGCGTGAACATCGTCGGCATCGGCCGCATCCTGGAGCTCGAAGACGACAACGCGGCACTGCGCGCGGCCGCCGGACGCGTACGAGGCTAG
- a CDS encoding alpha/beta hydrolase fold domain-containing protein has protein sequence MTDTDHPRLPAVPTRATPRAVASATATRWTLGALTEFVPANRPGVVFGRGLIAAIMGTLGSMPSATTVIPVRTPQLRGEWVLAPGVEFRGRAGYYVHGSAYTICSARTHRKLVARLSEATGLPIFVVDYRLAPECRFPTAADDVEAGYRWLLEQGYGASDIVIGADSAGGHLTLDLLLTHAHEADFQPAGVVLFSPLVDLSLGLASQQEQVRRDPAMSATAARRLVGLYTDGHDHGHPRLKLDFTHAAKLPPILTQVGGFEMLRADARYLHGELSDAGATSVLEVWPGMVHVFQALPRLAPEARPALRRAAAFIAHVHGNSRPDGLEEVS, from the coding sequence GTGACGGACACCGATCACCCGCGCCTGCCCGCAGTGCCCACCCGCGCAACACCACGGGCCGTCGCATCGGCCACCGCCACGCGCTGGACGCTCGGGGCCCTCACCGAGTTCGTACCGGCGAATCGCCCCGGCGTCGTGTTCGGCCGCGGACTCATCGCCGCCATCATGGGAACGCTGGGATCGATGCCGTCCGCCACCACGGTCATCCCGGTCCGGACGCCGCAGCTGCGCGGCGAGTGGGTGTTGGCGCCCGGCGTCGAGTTCCGCGGCCGCGCCGGCTACTACGTGCACGGCAGCGCCTACACCATCTGCTCGGCCCGCACGCACCGCAAGCTCGTCGCACGACTGTCCGAAGCCACCGGCCTGCCGATTTTCGTCGTGGACTACCGTCTCGCGCCTGAATGCCGGTTCCCGACGGCCGCCGACGACGTCGAAGCCGGCTACCGGTGGCTGCTGGAGCAGGGCTATGGCGCCTCCGACATCGTGATCGGCGCCGATTCCGCCGGTGGCCACCTGACCCTGGACCTGCTGCTGACCCACGCCCACGAGGCGGATTTCCAGCCCGCGGGCGTCGTGCTGTTCTCCCCGCTGGTCGACCTGAGCCTCGGGCTGGCATCGCAGCAGGAGCAGGTCCGCCGCGATCCGGCGATGTCGGCTACCGCGGCCCGCCGGCTGGTGGGGCTCTATACCGACGGGCACGACCACGGTCACCCGCGGCTGAAACTCGACTTCACCCATGCCGCCAAGCTGCCGCCGATCCTGACCCAGGTCGGTGGATTCGAGATGCTGCGCGCCGATGCGCGCTACCTGCACGGCGAGCTCTCCGACGCGGGCGCTACCAGCGTCTTGGAGGTCTGGCCCGGCATGGTGCACGTCTTCCAGGCGCTGCCCCGCCTGGCCCCCGAAGCCCGGCCGGCCCTGCGGCGCGCCGCGGCCTTCATCGCACATGTCCACGGCAACAGCCGGCCCGACGGTCTCGAAGAGGTGTCCTGA
- a CDS encoding SDR family NAD(P)-dependent oxidoreductase, with protein MFIIDDLLNILRTDRRSANAKAVITGAGSGIGRSFALELARRGGEVICADIDLERAVETVELIDALPTGRAYAVHCDVSDRTAVEQLADTAEEIFSGAPTLVINNAGVGIGGKPVGDIGFEDWNWALGINLWGVVYGCEVFTPRLRAAGRGGIINVASAAGFAAAPSMAAYNVSKAGVMSLSETLAAELDDTDIAVTVLCPTFVKTNVFDDGRITPGSMNLSKQLARWTGLSADSVAARTLNAHDAGQLYVVPQVDATVIWHLKRHFPALYVRGAGLLGRLLPQN; from the coding sequence ATGTTCATCATCGATGATCTGCTCAACATCCTGCGCACCGATCGACGGTCCGCCAACGCCAAGGCGGTGATCACCGGTGCCGGTAGCGGCATCGGGCGGTCGTTCGCCCTCGAACTCGCCCGCCGCGGCGGCGAAGTCATCTGCGCGGACATCGATCTGGAACGCGCGGTGGAAACCGTCGAGCTGATCGATGCGCTGCCCACCGGCCGGGCGTACGCGGTGCACTGCGACGTCTCCGACCGCACCGCCGTCGAACAACTGGCGGACACCGCCGAGGAGATCTTTTCCGGCGCACCCACCCTGGTGATCAACAACGCCGGGGTCGGCATCGGCGGAAAGCCCGTCGGCGACATCGGATTCGAGGACTGGAACTGGGCCCTCGGCATCAACCTGTGGGGTGTCGTCTACGGCTGCGAGGTCTTCACCCCGCGCCTGCGGGCGGCCGGCCGCGGCGGCATCATCAACGTCGCCTCGGCTGCCGGATTCGCCGCCGCGCCGTCGATGGCTGCCTACAACGTGTCCAAGGCCGGTGTGATGTCCCTGTCGGAAACCCTGGCCGCGGAGCTCGACGACACCGACATCGCGGTGACGGTGCTGTGCCCCACCTTCGTCAAGACGAACGTCTTCGACGACGGCCGAATCACCCCCGGCTCGATGAACCTCAGTAAGCAGCTGGCCCGGTGGACCGGATTGTCCGCCGACTCGGTGGCGGCCCGGACCCTCAACGCGCACGACGCCGGTCAGCTGTACGTGGTTCCGCAGGTTGACGCGACCGTCATCTGGCACCTGAAGCGGCACTTCCCGGCCCTCTACGTCCGCGGCGCCGGCCTGCTCGGCCGCCTGCTGCCTCAGAACTGA
- a CDS encoding ferritin family protein → MAMDMDNMLQMIKDRQWALADIDWDAPGADLIEPELWAKLKPFMSDLMWIENVGARGFAALARKAPTPTLKSIYEHFHAEEQKHANAELALMRRWGMLDNDEIPAPNVNVQLVINWLDRYSDDMELSFLGTVIPMLEVALDGALIKFITDEVKDPVAQEVFRRINSDESRHLAVDFEVMDILGQADMRTLLIELVGGWIKPTFLIGVLSYFPLLNKMRDNIVAMGVDEERLYQAMRRYRSVGERSAFTRRLPMYRIVSWQARKVIDRTSKYHWLADSLVVATNLIPMPLVHRTPTWSQELTYEPVA, encoded by the coding sequence ATGGCGATGGATATGGACAACATGCTGCAGATGATCAAGGACCGGCAGTGGGCCCTGGCCGACATCGACTGGGACGCACCGGGTGCCGACCTCATCGAGCCGGAGCTCTGGGCCAAGCTCAAGCCGTTCATGTCGGATCTGATGTGGATCGAGAACGTCGGCGCCCGCGGCTTCGCCGCGCTGGCCAGGAAGGCTCCGACCCCGACCCTCAAGAGCATCTACGAGCATTTCCACGCCGAGGAACAAAAGCATGCCAACGCCGAGCTGGCACTGATGCGCCGGTGGGGCATGCTCGACAACGACGAGATCCCCGCACCGAACGTCAACGTCCAGCTGGTGATCAACTGGCTGGACCGGTATTCCGACGACATGGAGCTGAGTTTCCTGGGCACCGTCATCCCGATGCTCGAGGTGGCACTGGACGGGGCACTGATCAAGTTCATCACCGACGAGGTCAAGGATCCGGTCGCCCAGGAGGTCTTCCGGCGGATCAATTCCGACGAATCACGGCACCTGGCTGTCGATTTCGAGGTGATGGACATCCTCGGCCAGGCCGACATGCGCACGCTGCTCATCGAGCTGGTCGGCGGCTGGATCAAGCCCACCTTCCTGATCGGTGTACTCAGTTACTTCCCGCTGCTCAACAAGATGCGCGACAACATCGTCGCCATGGGCGTCGATGAGGAGCGGCTCTACCAGGCCATGCGCCGCTACCGAAGCGTCGGTGAACGGAGTGCGTTCACCCGCCGGCTGCCGATGTACCGGATCGTGTCCTGGCAGGCCCGCAAGGTGATCGACCGGACGTCGAAATATCACTGGCTGGCGGACTCCCTGGTGGTGGCCACCAACCTGATCCCGATGCCGCTGGTCCACCGAACGCCGACGTGGTCACAGGAGCTGACCTACGAGCCGGTCGCCTGA
- a CDS encoding flavin-containing monooxygenase, giving the protein MTISVAIIGAGFAGIGAAIRLKDRGITDFVIYERDTRVGGTWRDNTYPGAACDIPSHLYSYSFAPKPDWSHTYSGSAEILEYIDHMVESSGVAEHIRFGHTVDGVAYDAEAGEWIIDFAEHQPLRARCVIVASGPLSNASFPNIPGIDDYEGHKIHSARWDHDYAFTGKRVAVVGTGASGVQIIPELVKVADSVKVFQRTPGWVLPRLNARTSSLFKRILTDVPLAQKAVRAAWYWGHESVALGVVWDTPLTRLVETLSTANLRLQVKDPWLRRQLTPDFSAGCKRLLMTSEYYPALQADNCKLVTWPIARLSAKGIRTVEGIEHQFDAIVFATGFDVSKAGTPFRITGADGRDLASEWSRGAFAYRSVAVSGYPNLYFTFGPNSGPGHNSALVYMEAQIDYIVEAISKLFQFGWKALDVRPEAQDRYNENIQQRLQSTTWNSGCQSWYLTEDGFNATMFPGFATQYVNQLKTVDLDDFKITAAQSQSGLVPAG; this is encoded by the coding sequence ATGACGATTTCCGTAGCCATCATCGGTGCCGGCTTCGCCGGTATCGGCGCCGCCATCCGCCTCAAGGACCGGGGCATCACCGACTTCGTGATCTACGAGCGGGACACCCGAGTCGGCGGAACCTGGCGCGACAACACCTATCCCGGTGCGGCGTGTGACATCCCGTCGCACCTGTACTCCTACAGTTTTGCGCCGAAGCCGGACTGGTCGCACACCTACTCGGGCAGCGCCGAGATCCTGGAGTACATCGACCACATGGTGGAGTCCTCCGGCGTGGCCGAGCATATCCGTTTCGGGCACACCGTCGACGGCGTCGCCTACGACGCCGAGGCCGGCGAGTGGATCATCGACTTCGCCGAGCACCAGCCGCTCCGGGCCCGCTGCGTCATCGTCGCATCGGGACCGCTGTCCAACGCAAGTTTCCCGAACATCCCCGGGATCGACGACTATGAGGGCCACAAGATCCACAGCGCCCGGTGGGACCACGACTACGCCTTCACCGGCAAGCGCGTCGCCGTCGTCGGCACCGGCGCGAGCGGCGTACAGATCATTCCCGAGCTGGTGAAGGTCGCCGACTCGGTGAAGGTGTTCCAGCGCACCCCCGGCTGGGTGCTGCCGCGCCTCAATGCGCGCACCAGCAGCCTGTTCAAGCGGATCCTCACGGATGTGCCGCTGGCACAGAAGGCGGTGCGCGCGGCCTGGTACTGGGGCCACGAGTCGGTAGCCCTCGGCGTCGTGTGGGACACCCCGCTGACCCGCCTGGTGGAGACCCTCAGCACGGCCAACCTCCGCCTGCAGGTGAAGGATCCGTGGCTGCGCCGGCAGTTGACCCCGGATTTCTCCGCCGGGTGCAAACGCCTGCTGATGACCAGCGAGTACTACCCGGCGCTACAGGCCGACAACTGCAAGCTGGTGACCTGGCCCATTGCCCGGTTGTCGGCCAAGGGAATCCGCACCGTCGAGGGCATCGAGCATCAATTCGACGCCATCGTGTTCGCCACCGGGTTCGACGTGTCCAAGGCGGGCACGCCCTTCCGGATCACCGGCGCCGACGGCAGGGACCTGGCGTCGGAGTGGAGCCGCGGTGCGTTCGCCTACCGCAGCGTCGCGGTCTCCGGCTACCCGAACCTCTACTTCACCTTCGGGCCGAATTCCGGCCCCGGGCACAACTCGGCACTGGTGTACATGGAGGCCCAGATCGACTACATCGTCGAGGCGATCTCCAAGCTGTTCCAGTTCGGCTGGAAGGCACTCGATGTGCGGCCCGAGGCTCAGGACCGCTACAACGAGAACATCCAGCAGCGGTTGCAGTCCACCACCTGGAATTCCGGATGCCAGAGTTGGTACCTGACCGAGGACGGCTTCAACGCGACGATGTTCCCCGGCTTTGCGACGCAGTACGTCAACCAGCTGAAGACGGTGGATCTCGACGACTTCAAGATCACCGCCGCGCAGTCGCAGTCCGGCCTGGTCCCGGCTGGATAG
- a CDS encoding MerR family transcriptional regulator: MAEYRIDDLAREAGTTTRNVRVYQENGLLTRPQRRGRVAIYTDRHLRQLQAVTRLLGEGFTVKHILKFLTGLQRGQELVEVLNLADLEELVTSPWSHPDSRTMSLAELQDRLGELDAAALRRLCANGVIEPAGDADSYLVPDRRVIEDYAALIACGMPLTEVLKASTAVDKKLDAAARTIAHHGYAEIVRQRGVGWYPSDDTELAWAAEIIAVMRRVAARSAHASLDRALETAVRNELRRYNEAATADSVPDLKAAAD; the protein is encoded by the coding sequence GTGGCCGAGTACCGGATCGACGACCTGGCGCGAGAGGCGGGAACCACCACCCGCAACGTGCGCGTCTATCAGGAGAACGGACTGCTGACCCGGCCCCAGCGGCGCGGCCGGGTGGCGATCTACACCGATCGCCACCTGCGTCAACTGCAGGCCGTGACCCGGTTGCTCGGCGAAGGCTTCACCGTCAAACACATCCTCAAGTTCCTCACCGGCCTGCAGCGCGGACAGGAGCTGGTGGAGGTGCTGAATCTGGCCGACCTGGAGGAACTGGTCACCTCCCCGTGGTCGCATCCGGACAGCCGGACGATGTCGCTGGCGGAACTGCAGGATCGGCTCGGCGAACTGGACGCCGCGGCCCTGCGCCGACTGTGCGCCAACGGGGTGATCGAACCGGCCGGCGACGCGGACAGCTATCTGGTGCCCGATCGGCGAGTCATCGAGGACTACGCGGCGCTGATCGCCTGCGGCATGCCGCTGACGGAGGTGCTTAAGGCCTCCACGGCGGTCGACAAGAAGCTGGACGCCGCGGCCCGCACCATCGCACACCACGGCTACGCCGAGATCGTCCGGCAACGCGGGGTGGGCTGGTATCCCTCCGATGACACCGAATTGGCCTGGGCCGCCGAGATCATCGCGGTCATGCGCCGGGTCGCGGCCCGGTCTGCGCACGCCAGCCTGGACCGGGCGCTGGAGACCGCGGTACGCAACGAACTCCGCCGGTACAACGAGGCCGCCACGGCCGACTCCGTCCCCGATCTGAAGGCCGCCGCGGACTGA